One Gelria sp. Kuro-4 DNA segment encodes these proteins:
- a CDS encoding lactate racemase domain-containing protein, whose amino-acid sequence MAIIYGGFDVEFPRMVKVRQRFRSDRIANVRQVILQELDCEEIRGRFRQGQRIAVAVGSRGIASIAEITKTVIDKLKGLGTHPFIIPAMGSHGGANPDGQKEVLMSYGITEATMGAPIEASMEVIQLGTTASGTPVFFSKPAYEADGVVVVNRVKNHTNFRGPVESGLMKMLVIGLGKHKGATYVHKQGFERFAQLIPEVGRAIIERAPITCGLALVENGYHEQMLIRAVTPDKFEATDMELLDIAHAAMPRILFDAIDVLIVEKIGKNISGSGMDPNVTGRFSEPFMMALRPEPRVQKVVVLGLTKESHGNAIGLGSADVTTTSVIAQIDKEKTYANAITSTILRGGAIPMALDNDLQAIAVALKTCNRIEPSEAKVVRIRTTANLDEIEISESLLPEAEANDNIEISGQLRPMAFIDDGRLL is encoded by the coding sequence ATGGCGATCATCTACGGCGGATTCGACGTTGAATTTCCACGGATGGTCAAGGTACGTCAACGGTTCCGGTCTGACAGGATAGCAAATGTCCGGCAAGTGATTTTGCAGGAGTTAGACTGCGAAGAGATACGCGGCCGTTTTCGCCAAGGGCAGCGCATAGCCGTTGCTGTTGGCAGCAGGGGTATCGCCAGCATAGCGGAGATCACCAAAACCGTAATTGACAAACTCAAGGGGTTAGGTACTCATCCCTTTATTATCCCAGCCATGGGTAGTCATGGCGGTGCCAATCCGGATGGGCAAAAGGAGGTGTTGATGAGCTACGGCATCACGGAAGCGACGATGGGGGCGCCGATTGAAGCCAGCATGGAGGTGATTCAGCTTGGCACTACCGCCAGCGGCACGCCGGTCTTTTTCAGCAAGCCTGCTTACGAGGCGGACGGCGTGGTGGTGGTGAACAGGGTTAAGAACCATACTAATTTCCGTGGGCCTGTAGAGAGCGGCCTTATGAAGATGCTGGTGATAGGCCTGGGTAAGCACAAAGGGGCAACGTACGTTCACAAACAGGGCTTCGAGCGTTTCGCGCAACTCATTCCTGAAGTTGGGCGAGCGATCATCGAACGCGCCCCCATTACCTGCGGCTTGGCCCTGGTAGAGAACGGCTATCACGAGCAGATGCTCATTCGGGCGGTTACTCCGGATAAGTTCGAAGCTACGGATATGGAACTGTTGGATATTGCCCATGCGGCCATGCCGCGGATTTTATTCGACGCCATCGACGTGCTCATCGTTGAGAAGATCGGGAAGAACATCAGCGGAAGTGGAATGGACCCTAACGTTACCGGCAGATTTTCTGAACCCTTTATGATGGCCTTGCGGCCTGAGCCGCGGGTACAGAAAGTAGTAGTGCTGGGGCTAACCAAGGAGTCACACGGGAACGCCATCGGCTTGGGCTCGGCCGATGTTACCACGACCAGCGTAATTGCCCAAATCGATAAAGAGAAGACGTACGCCAATGCCATTACTTCGACCATCCTGCGCGGTGGGGCGATACCGATGGCACTGGACAACGACCTGCAGGCTATTGCTGTGGCCCTAAAGACGTGTAATCGTATCGAGCCGTCGGAGGCAAAAGTCGTACGTATTAGAACAACAGCCAACTTGGACGAGATTGAAATTTCCGAGAGCCTTTTGCCGGAAGCGGAAGCGAATGACAACATCGAGATTAGCGGGCAATTACGGCCCATGGCCTTTATCGATGACGGTCGGCTGCTTTAA
- a CDS encoding Ldh family oxidoreductase has translation MIVVSEEKLRNLAFRLLCALGIPTEDASVGADVLLASDLRGVDSHGVARLQLYYRRLRKDLINRTPTLKVIQDSGSAVVLDADNGLGICTAPRAMKLCIERAKEHGIASVATRNTNHFGIAGYYALMATEENMIGLVAANTTPFMAPFGGSERLLGTNPIAIGVPGEQFPIVLDMATSIVAVGKLQIAIRKQERIPLGWLLDKEGKPTDNPKALWEGGSLLPMAGPKGYGLAVMVDLLAALLAGAAVGRDIGDLMIDDRPERIGHFMLAMDVGRFQDVERFKEAVDAYIAMIKRSRPAEGVNEIFLPGEIEILKAKERKEKGIPLNPVVAQNLLEFARTLGIASGFDTFEDLIK, from the coding sequence GTGATAGTTGTCAGCGAAGAAAAACTTAGGAATTTAGCATTCAGGTTGCTGTGCGCTTTAGGGATCCCTACCGAAGACGCGTCTGTAGGTGCCGACGTGCTTCTCGCCTCCGACCTCAGGGGGGTTGACTCTCATGGGGTGGCTCGATTGCAACTCTATTATCGCCGCTTAAGGAAAGACCTCATTAACCGTACGCCAACACTCAAGGTAATCCAAGACTCTGGCAGCGCAGTAGTGCTCGATGCTGACAACGGTCTTGGCATTTGTACAGCACCTAGGGCTATGAAACTCTGCATAGAAAGGGCTAAAGAACATGGCATAGCCTCTGTTGCTACCCGCAACACCAACCATTTTGGCATTGCTGGCTACTATGCCCTGATGGCAACCGAAGAAAACATGATTGGTCTGGTTGCTGCCAACACAACTCCATTTATGGCTCCTTTTGGCGGCAGTGAACGGTTATTGGGCACCAACCCAATAGCTATTGGGGTTCCCGGAGAGCAATTTCCCATCGTCCTGGATATGGCAACAAGCATCGTAGCTGTTGGCAAACTGCAGATCGCCATCCGCAAGCAGGAAAGGATTCCCTTGGGGTGGCTGCTTGACAAGGAAGGTAAGCCGACGGATAACCCGAAGGCCCTCTGGGAGGGAGGATCCCTCCTCCCCATGGCGGGCCCGAAAGGCTATGGGCTGGCTGTTATGGTCGACCTCTTGGCCGCGTTACTGGCAGGAGCAGCCGTGGGGCGAGATATTGGCGACCTGATGATTGACGACCGTCCCGAGCGCATTGGGCACTTTATGCTGGCAATGGACGTGGGTAGATTCCAGGATGTAGAGCGATTCAAGGAAGCTGTAGACGCCTACATTGCGATGATAAAGAGATCCAGGCCCGCTGAAGGGGTGAACGAGATCTTCCTGCCGGGCGAGATCGAGATATTGAAAGCCAAAGAGCGCAAGGAGAAGGGAATTCCACTCAACCCGGTGGTTGCGCAGAATTTGCTGGAGTTCGCTCGCACCTTGGGGATTGCCAGCGGGTTTGATACCTTTGAAGACTTGATAAAGTAG